GGAGCACTACGAGCGCCCGCGGCGCCACACCCGCCCGCGGACCAAGGAGCGACCGTCGTACGACGACGCAGCCGACGGGGTGGTGACCACGGTCGACCGGGGGCGCCTCACCCTGCTCGTCGACGGGCAGGTGGTGATGGCGATCAAGGCCCGGCCACTGGGCCGCAAGGGGGTCGTGGTCGGTGACCGCGTCCGGGTCGTCGGCGACGTCAGCGGCACGCCGGGAGCCCTGGCCCGGATCGTGGAGGTTCGGGAGCGCACGACTGTGTTGCGTCGTACCGCGGACGACGACGACCCCGTCGAGCGGGTGATCGTCTCCAACGCCGAGCAGCTGGTCGTGGTCACCGCGCTGGCCGACCCGGAGCCGCGCCCCCGCCTGATCGACCGGGCCCTGGTGGCGGCCTTCGACGCGGGGATGAAGCCCCTGCTGTGCCTGACCAAGGCCGACCTGGCCGACCCGGAGACGCTGCTGGTCACCTACCGGTCGCTGGGCGTGCCATGGGTGGTCACCCAGCGCGGTGGCGACCTGTCCGAGCTGCGCTCGGCGCTGCACGGCCGCACCAGCGTGCTGATCGGGCACAGCGGCGTCGGCAAGTCGACGCTGGTCAACGCCCTGGTGCCGGAGGCGATGCGCGACGTGGGCATCGTCAACGCGGTCACCGGACGCGGTCGCCACACGTCGACGTCGGCGATCATGATCCCGCTGCCCGACCAGGCCGGCTGGATCATCGACACACCCGGGATCCGCTCCTTCGGGCTGGCCCACGTCCGGCCCGAGGACCTGATCGAGGCCTTTCCCGATCTCGACGAGATGACCGAGGAGTGCCCGCGCGGTTGCACGCACGGCGCGGACGAGCCGGAGTGCGGCCTCGACGAGGCGGTGACGCGCGGGGATGCCGACCCGGTCCGGGTCGAGTCCTTCCGGCG
This genomic window from Nocardioides cynanchi contains:
- the rsgA gene encoding ribosome small subunit-dependent GTPase A, with the protein product MSGRYGEHDQEHYERPRRHTRPRTKERPSYDDAADGVVTTVDRGRLTLLVDGQVVMAIKARPLGRKGVVVGDRVRVVGDVSGTPGALARIVEVRERTTVLRRTADDDDPVERVIVSNAEQLVVVTALADPEPRPRLIDRALVAAFDAGMKPLLCLTKADLADPETLLVTYRSLGVPWVVTQRGGDLSELRSALHGRTSVLIGHSGVGKSTLVNALVPEAMRDVGIVNAVTGRGRHTSTSAIMIPLPDQAGWIIDTPGIRSFGLAHVRPEDLIEAFPDLDEMTEECPRGCTHGADEPECGLDEAVTRGDADPVRVESFRRLLVARSEPAY